One genomic segment of Pedobacter endophyticus includes these proteins:
- the rpmD gene encoding 50S ribosomal protein L30, whose translation MAKIKITQIKSVIDRSERQKRTVQALGLSKMNQSVEVEATPQIIGMVRKVNHLVAIEAI comes from the coding sequence ATGGCTAAGATCAAAATAACACAAATAAAAAGCGTTATCGACAGAAGCGAGCGCCAAAAAAGAACCGTTCAGGCTTTGGGTTTATCTAAAATGAACCAAAGTGTTGAGGTTGAAGCTACACCACAAATTATCGGTATGGTTCGCAAAGTGAATCATTTGGTAGCTATCGAAGCAATTTAA
- the rpsE gene encoding 30S ribosomal protein S5: MSTINIKRVKTTDIELKDRLVSIQRVAKVTKGGRTFSFSAIVVVGDENGVVGFGLGKAKEVTEAIAKGVDDAKKNLVKVPILNGTVPHEQIGKFSGGFVLIKPAAVGTGVIAGGAMRAVLESAGVHNVLAKSKGSSNPHNVVKATVDALTKMRDAYTVAQTRGIDLNKVFNG, from the coding sequence ATGTCAACTATTAATATAAAAAGAGTAAAAACCACCGATATCGAGTTAAAAGATCGTTTGGTTAGTATACAACGTGTTGCCAAAGTAACCAAAGGTGGCCGTACTTTCAGCTTCTCAGCAATTGTTGTTGTAGGTGATGAGAACGGTGTTGTTGGTTTCGGTTTAGGCAAGGCGAAAGAAGTAACTGAAGCAATTGCAAAAGGTGTGGATGATGCTAAAAAGAACTTGGTAAAAGTTCCGATTTTAAACGGTACTGTTCCTCACGAGCAAATCGGTAAATTCTCAGGTGGTTTTGTATTAATCAAACCAGCTGCTGTAGGTACCGGAGTAATTGCAGGTGGTGCAATGCGTGCCGTATTAGAGAGTGCCGGCGTACATAACGTTTTGGCAAAATCTAAAGGTTCATCAAACCCGCACAACGTGGTAAAAGCAACTGTTGATGCATTAACAAAAATGCGTGATGCTTATACAGTAGCTCAAACTCGTGGTATAGATTTAAACAAAGTATTTAACGGATAA
- the rplR gene encoding 50S ribosomal protein L18 — MAGKKLSRRDRIKKGIRKRLTGSEERPRLSVYRSNKGIYAQVINDVTGKTIASASSLSKDFTGTGNKSDQSVAVGKLVAEKAIAAGVKEVVFDRNGYLYHGRVKSLAEGAREAGLVF, encoded by the coding sequence ATGGCAGGTAAAAAATTATCAAGAAGAGATCGTATTAAAAAAGGGATCAGAAAAAGACTTACCGGTTCGGAAGAGCGTCCAAGGTTATCTGTATATAGAAGCAATAAAGGGATTTATGCTCAGGTAATTAACGATGTAACCGGTAAAACAATAGCATCAGCATCATCATTATCGAAAGATTTTACTGGTACTGGAAACAAAAGCGACCAATCAGTTGCGGTAGGCAAATTAGTTGCCGAAAAAGCAATTGCTGCAGGTGTTAAAGAAGTTGTTTTCGATAGAAATGGCTATTTATACCACGGTCGTGTAAAATCGTTGGCAGAGGGTGCCCGCGAAGCTGGTTTAGTATTTTAA
- the rplF gene encoding 50S ribosomal protein L6 yields MSRIGKAPITIPSGVTITVSNDNVVTVKGPKGELTQTVDKDITVSQEDGTLTVQRPSEQKKHKALHGLYRSLLNNMVIGVTEGYKLTQELVGVGYRATNQGNTLDLVLGYSHHYVFQLPAEIKVTTSSEKGQTPKIILESIDKQLIGQVAAKIRSLRAPEPYKGKGIKFVGEVLRRKAGKSASKK; encoded by the coding sequence ATGTCAAGAATAGGAAAAGCCCCAATTACAATCCCTTCAGGTGTTACAATTACCGTATCTAACGATAACGTTGTAACTGTAAAAGGCCCTAAAGGTGAATTAACACAAACAGTTGATAAAGACATCACTGTAAGTCAAGAGGATGGAACTTTAACAGTTCAACGTCCGTCAGAACAAAAGAAACACAAAGCATTACACGGTTTATATCGCTCATTGCTTAATAACATGGTTATTGGTGTTACAGAAGGTTATAAATTAACACAAGAACTCGTAGGTGTTGGTTACCGTGCTACAAACCAAGGTAATACACTGGATCTGGTTTTGGGTTATTCTCACCACTATGTATTTCAATTGCCAGCTGAGATTAAGGTAACTACATCTTCAGAAAAAGGTCAGACTCCTAAAATCATTTTAGAAAGTATTGACAAACAATTGATTGGTCAGGTAGCAGCGAAAATCCGTTCGTTACGTGCACCAGAGCCTTATAAAGGTAAAGGTATCAAGTTTGTAGGTGAAGTGTTAAGAAGAAAAGCAGGTAAATCAGCATCTAAAAAATAG
- the rpsH gene encoding 30S ribosomal protein S8 produces MNTDPIADYLTRVRNAIKANHRVVEIPASNLKKEITKVLFDKGYIANYKFEDTTVQGTIKIALKYNPITKIPAIRTLVRVSKPGLRQYAGVENMPRVLNGLGIAILSTSKGVMTDKEAAKLNIGGEVLCHVY; encoded by the coding sequence ATGAATACAGATCCAATAGCAGATTATTTAACAAGAGTAAGGAATGCCATTAAGGCCAACCACAGAGTTGTAGAAATTCCTGCATCAAACCTTAAAAAGGAAATTACAAAAGTACTTTTTGATAAAGGTTACATCGCGAATTATAAATTTGAGGATACTACTGTTCAAGGCACCATTAAAATTGCTTTGAAGTACAATCCAATAACTAAAATTCCTGCTATTCGTACATTAGTGCGAGTAAGTAAACCAGGTTTGAGACAGTATGCAGGCGTTGAAAATATGCCAAGAGTATTAAACGGTTTAGGTATCGCAATCTTATCTACTTCTAAAGGTGTAATGACCGATAAAGAAGCAGCCAAATTAAACATTGGTGGTGAGGTATTGTGTCACGTTTATTAA
- the rpsN gene encoding 30S ribosomal protein S14 yields the protein MAKEGVKAREVKRQKLVARYAEKRAALKAAGDFEGLDKLPKNSSPVRLHNRCKLTGRPRGYMRTFGISRVTFRQMALDGKIPGVKKASW from the coding sequence ATGGCAAAAGAAGGTGTAAAAGCACGCGAAGTTAAGCGCCAAAAATTGGTAGCTAGATACGCTGAAAAACGTGCAGCATTAAAAGCTGCAGGAGATTTCGAAGGTTTAGATAAATTACCTAAAAACTCATCTCCGGTACGTTTACACAACCGTTGTAAATTAACTGGCCGCCCACGTGGATATATGCGTACTTTCGGTATTTCGAGGGTAACTTTCCGCCAAATGGCGCTAGACGGTAAAATCCCAGGTGTTAAAAAAGCATCTTGGTAA
- the rplE gene encoding 50S ribosomal protein L5: protein MMATPRLKSKYKEEVVNALKEKFQYKTVMQVPKLEKICINQGVGRFSVTDKKIMDTTIVELTTITGQQAVPAQSKKDISNFKLRKGMPVGVRVTLRDNNMYEFLDRLISVALPRIRDFKGINDKGFDGKGNYTLGVTEQIIFPEINIDKINKILGMDITFVTSAKSDVEALELLKQFGLPFKNQKTAE from the coding sequence ATAATGGCTACACCTAGATTAAAAAGCAAATACAAAGAAGAAGTTGTAAATGCATTGAAAGAAAAATTTCAGTACAAAACTGTAATGCAGGTTCCTAAATTGGAAAAAATCTGTATCAATCAGGGTGTTGGTCGTTTTTCTGTTACTGATAAAAAGATTATGGATACCACAATCGTTGAGTTGACAACCATTACTGGTCAGCAAGCGGTTCCGGCACAATCTAAAAAAGATATCTCTAACTTTAAATTGCGTAAAGGTATGCCAGTAGGTGTACGTGTTACATTACGCGATAACAATATGTACGAGTTCTTAGATCGTTTGATCTCTGTAGCTTTGCCACGTATTCGTGATTTCAAAGGTATTAACGATAAAGGTTTCGATGGAAAAGGTAACTACACATTAGGTGTTACTGAGCAAATCATCTTCCCAGAGATTAATATAGATAAAATCAATAAAATTTTAGGGATGGATATAACTTTCGTAACTTCGGCAAAATCTGACGTTGAGGCATTAGAGTTATTGAAACAATTCGGATTACCATTTAAAAATCAAAAAACAGCAGAATAA
- the rplX gene encoding 50S ribosomal protein L24, translating into MGNKVNTPSKLKIRTGDLVKVIAGDSKGQQGKVLLVQKDKNRAIVEGINLVSKHTKPNAANPNGGIIKKEAALHISNLMLVDPKSGKATRVGRKLNADGKIVRVAKISGEEIK; encoded by the coding sequence ATGGGAAACAAAGTAAATACACCATCAAAACTTAAAATCCGCACTGGAGATTTAGTTAAAGTAATTGCTGGCGATTCAAAAGGTCAACAAGGAAAAGTACTTTTAGTACAAAAAGATAAAAACAGAGCCATTGTAGAAGGCATTAACTTAGTATCTAAACATACTAAACCAAATGCTGCAAATCCGAACGGTGGTATTATTAAAAAAGAAGCTGCTCTTCACATTTCTAACTTGATGTTGGTTGATCCAAAATCTGGTAAAGCTACCCGAGTTGGTCGTAAACTAAACGCTGATGGCAAAATAGTTAGAGTTGCTAAAATTTCAGGGGAGGAAATTAAATAA
- the rplN gene encoding 50S ribosomal protein L14: MVQQESRLNVADNSGAKEVLVIRVLGGTGKRYASIGDKVVVTVKSALPSGNIKKGTVSKAVVVRTKKEIRRKDGSYIRFDDNAAVLLNAQDEPRGTRIFGPVARELREKQFMKIVSLAPEVL; the protein is encoded by the coding sequence ATGGTACAACAGGAATCGAGATTAAACGTTGCTGATAACAGCGGCGCAAAAGAAGTATTGGTAATTCGCGTGCTAGGTGGAACCGGCAAACGTTATGCTTCAATTGGTGATAAGGTAGTTGTTACCGTAAAAAGCGCATTACCGTCAGGTAATATTAAAAAAGGTACAGTTTCTAAAGCAGTTGTTGTAAGAACTAAAAAAGAAATCCGTCGTAAAGATGGTTCTTATATCCGTTTTGACGATAATGCTGCTGTATTATTGAACGCACAGGATGAGCCAAGAGGTACACGTATCTTTGGCCCGGTTGCGAGAGAACTACGTGAAAAACAATTCATGAAAATTGTATCATTAGCACCGGAGGTATTATAA
- the rpsQ gene encoding 30S ribosomal protein S17: MERQLRKTRTGLVVSNKMDKSVVVSVERKVKHPIYGKFVKKTAKFMAHDEKNECGIGDTVLIMETRPLSKNKNWRLVQILERAK; encoded by the coding sequence ATGGAAAGACAATTAAGAAAAACAAGAACCGGGTTAGTGGTAAGCAACAAGATGGATAAATCTGTTGTAGTGAGCGTTGAGCGTAAGGTAAAACACCCGATTTATGGTAAGTTCGTGAAGAAAACTGCCAAATTTATGGCTCACGACGAGAAAAACGAATGCGGTATCGGTGATACAGTATTGATTATGGAAACTCGTCCGTTGAGTAAAAACAAGAACTGGAGATTGGTACAAATTTTAGAAAGAGCTAAATAA
- the rpmC gene encoding 50S ribosomal protein L29, with product MKNSEITGLSKEELVAKIAEEKENLSKLKFAHTISAIENPSRIAKVRKDIARLNTQLTAVSKAESATETK from the coding sequence ATGAAAAATTCAGAAATCACAGGGCTTTCAAAAGAAGAATTAGTAGCTAAGATTGCGGAAGAAAAAGAGAACTTGTCAAAATTAAAGTTCGCTCACACTATTTCAGCTATCGAAAATCCTTCGCGTATTGCAAAAGTAAGGAAAGACATAGCCCGTTTAAACACACAACTGACTGCGGTATCAAAAGCCGAGTCAGCTACTGAAACTAAATAA
- the rplP gene encoding 50S ribosomal protein L16: protein MLQPKRTKFRKMQKGRMKGLASRGAELAFGSFGIKSLEATWITSRQIEAARIAVTRFMKREGQVWIRIFPDKPVTKKPAEVRMGKGKGAPEYWVAVVRPGRVIFEAEGVPLEVAKEALRLAAQKLPIQTKFVVRRDYVEA, encoded by the coding sequence ATGTTACAGCCAAAAAGAACGAAGTTCAGGAAGATGCAAAAAGGCAGAATGAAGGGTTTAGCTTCTCGTGGAGCTGAATTAGCATTCGGATCTTTCGGTATCAAATCTTTAGAAGCCACTTGGATCACAAGTCGCCAGATAGAGGCTGCCCGTATCGCGGTAACACGTTTCATGAAACGTGAAGGCCAGGTGTGGATCAGAATTTTCCCTGACAAACCGGTAACTAAAAAACCTGCTGAGGTACGTATGGGTAAAGGTAAAGGTGCTCCTGAGTATTGGGTAGCAGTTGTAAGACCTGGACGTGTAATTTTCGAAGCTGAAGGTGTGCCTTTAGAAGTAGCTAAAGAAGCATTGCGTTTAGCAGCACAAAAATTACCAATCCAAACCAAGTTCGTAGTACGTAGAGATTACGTAGAAGCATAG
- the rpsC gene encoding 30S ribosomal protein S3 encodes MGQKANPIGNRLGIIKGWDSNWFGGNNYSDKLVEDEKIRKYLSARIAKGGVAKVVIERTLKRITVTIHTARPGIVIGKAGAEVDKIKEELKKLTKKEIQINIFEIKRPELDAQLVAEGVAKQLEARISFRRAMKSSIASTMRMGAEGIKIMTSGRLGGAEMARTEQYKEGRVPLHTFRADIDYALAEALTTYGKIGVKVWICKGEVYGKRDLSPNIGSTNNGPKGQSDKPAFGGRDNRGGGRDNRGGGDRRGGNQGGRGPGQGGANRGGGAGANRGPRK; translated from the coding sequence ATGGGACAAAAAGCAAATCCAATAGGTAACAGGTTAGGCATCATCAAAGGATGGGATTCTAACTGGTTCGGTGGCAACAACTACTCCGATAAATTAGTTGAAGATGAGAAAATAAGAAAATACCTTTCTGCTCGTATCGCAAAAGGCGGTGTTGCAAAAGTAGTTATCGAGCGTACGTTAAAACGTATCACGGTAACCATCCACACAGCTCGCCCGGGTATTGTAATCGGTAAAGCAGGTGCTGAGGTTGATAAAATTAAAGAAGAGTTAAAGAAATTGACTAAAAAGGAAATTCAAATTAACATCTTCGAAATTAAACGCCCAGAACTTGATGCACAATTAGTTGCAGAAGGTGTTGCAAAACAATTAGAAGCAAGGATCTCATTCCGTAGAGCAATGAAATCTTCTATCGCATCAACAATGCGTATGGGTGCTGAAGGTATCAAAATCATGACTTCTGGTCGTTTAGGTGGTGCTGAGATGGCACGTACCGAGCAGTACAAAGAAGGAAGAGTGCCTTTGCATACATTCCGTGCTGATATCGACTATGCTTTAGCTGAGGCTTTAACCACTTATGGTAAAATCGGCGTTAAAGTATGGATCTGTAAAGGTGAGGTTTATGGAAAACGTGATTTGTCGCCAAACATTGGTTCAACAAACAACGGTCCAAAAGGCCAGTCAGATAAACCAGCATTCGGTGGAAGAGATAACCGCGGTGGTGGAAGAGATAACCGTGGCGGTGGCGACAGACGTGGTGGAAACCAAGGCGGTCGTGGTCCAGGCCAGGGTGGTGCAAACAGAGGTGGTGGCGCAGGTGCTAACAGAGGTCCTCGTAAATAA
- the rplV gene encoding 50S ribosomal protein L22, protein MEAIAKLNNCPTSPRKMRLVVDLIRGERVEKALSILKFTNKEAAIRVEKLLLSAIKNWESKNEGARPEESQLFVKTIMVDGGRQLKRLRPAPQGRGYRIRKRSNHVTLIVDSKLQETTQN, encoded by the coding sequence ATGGAAGCAATAGCAAAATTAAACAATTGTCCAACCTCACCGCGTAAGATGCGTTTGGTTGTAGATCTTATCAGAGGTGAACGTGTAGAAAAAGCATTAAGCATTTTAAAGTTTACCAATAAAGAAGCAGCAATAAGAGTTGAGAAATTATTATTATCTGCCATCAAAAACTGGGAATCAAAAAATGAAGGTGCTCGCCCTGAAGAAAGTCAACTTTTTGTTAAAACAATTATGGTTGACGGTGGCCGTCAGTTAAAACGCTTACGTCCAGCTCCTCAAGGCCGTGGATATAGAATTCGTAAACGTTCTAACCACGTAACGCTGATTGTAGATAGTAAATTACAAGAAACAACTCAAAACTAA
- the rpsS gene encoding 30S ribosomal protein S19, producing the protein MARSIKKGPYIDHNVEKKVSSMNDSGKRTVIKTWSRRSMISPDFVGHTFAVHNGNKFIPVYVTENMVGHKLGEFAPTRTFRGHAEKKK; encoded by the coding sequence ATGGCTCGTTCGATAAAAAAAGGACCTTATATTGACCATAACGTAGAGAAAAAAGTTAGCTCTATGAATGATTCAGGCAAAAGAACTGTAATCAAAACTTGGTCTCGTAGATCGATGATCTCACCAGATTTCGTAGGTCATACATTTGCAGTACACAACGGTAACAAATTTATACCAGTGTACGTTACAGAAAACATGGTTGGTCACAAGTTGGGAGAATTTGCTCCAACCAGAACATTCAGAGGACACGCTGAAAAGAAAAAATAA
- the rplB gene encoding 50S ribosomal protein L2, producing the protein MGLRKFKPVTPGTRFRVGASFTEITATKPEKSLVVSSKKSGGRNNTGKMTMRYMGGGHKKSYRLIDFKRDKFDIPATVATIEYDPNRTARIALLHYADGEKRYIIAPEGLQVGSVLLSGDKAAPEVGNTLKLSNIPLGSIIHNVEIHPGKGAQLARSAGAYAQLAARDGKYATLKMPSGETRLILTSCLATIGAVSNSDHANEVLGKAGRKRWLGRRPRTRPVAMNPVDHPMGGGEGRSSGGHPRSRNGVLAKGYKTRELKKYSNRYIIERRKK; encoded by the coding sequence ATGGGCTTAAGAAAATTTAAACCAGTTACTCCAGGTACCCGCTTCAGAGTTGGTGCTAGTTTTACGGAGATTACAGCAACCAAGCCCGAAAAATCATTGGTTGTATCATCAAAAAAGTCTGGTGGACGTAACAATACAGGTAAAATGACTATGCGCTACATGGGCGGTGGTCATAAAAAATCGTATCGTTTAATCGACTTCAAACGCGATAAATTCGATATTCCTGCAACAGTAGCAACTATTGAATACGATCCAAACCGTACTGCCCGCATCGCATTATTACATTATGCAGATGGCGAGAAGCGTTACATCATTGCTCCAGAAGGATTGCAAGTTGGTTCGGTATTATTATCGGGCGATAAAGCAGCACCAGAAGTAGGTAACACTTTAAAATTATCGAACATTCCGTTAGGTTCTATCATCCACAACGTGGAGATTCACCCTGGAAAAGGAGCACAATTAGCTCGTAGTGCAGGTGCTTACGCACAATTAGCTGCCCGCGATGGTAAATATGCTACCTTGAAAATGCCTTCAGGCGAAACCCGTTTAATCTTGACTTCTTGTCTGGCTACTATCGGTGCTGTATCTAACTCAGATCACGCAAACGAAGTATTAGGTAAAGCTGGTCGTAAACGTTGGTTGGGCCGTCGTCCGAGAACTAGACCGGTAGCGATGAACCCAGTAGATCACCCAATGGGTGGTGGTGAAGGTAGATCATCAGGTGGTCACCCACGTTCAAGAAATGGTGTTTTAGCTAAAGGCTACAAAACCAGAGAACTTAAAAAATATTCTAATCGTTACATCATAGAGAGAAGGAAGAAATAA
- the rplW gene encoding 50S ribosomal protein L23, producing MEILKKPILTEKASALTEKGNRFTFSVNHKANKIQIKTAIEKMYGVTIVSVNTMVVDGKAKSRYTKAGFVSGRSPKYKKAIVTLKAGETIDYYANL from the coding sequence ATGGAAATCTTAAAAAAACCAATATTAACCGAAAAAGCTTCAGCTTTAACTGAAAAAGGTAACCGTTTCACCTTTAGCGTTAACCACAAGGCTAACAAAATTCAAATCAAAACAGCTATCGAAAAAATGTACGGTGTAACCATCGTTTCAGTAAATACAATGGTTGTTGATGGAAAAGCTAAATCTCGTTACACTAAAGCAGGTTTTGTATCAGGCCGTAGCCCTAAATACAAAAAAGCTATTGTAACCTTAAAAGCTGGTGAAACAATAGATTATTACGCAAATCTTTAA
- the rplD gene encoding 50S ribosomal protein L4 produces MEVKVLNISGKETGAKVQLPESVFGIEPNDHAIYLDVKQYLANQRQGTHKSKQRNEIAGSTRKLYKQKGTGGARAGSIKSPLFNGGGRVFGPQPRDYSFKLNKKLKSLARKSALAYKAKDNNVVVLEDFNFDTVKTKNYTSLLAALNVGTQKTLLVLPAQNNNIYLSSRNVQKTKVISAADLNTYDVLNAGVLVLTADSVKTLEEAFAK; encoded by the coding sequence ATGGAAGTTAAAGTATTAAACATTTCAGGTAAAGAAACAGGTGCCAAGGTGCAACTTCCTGAATCGGTATTTGGTATCGAACCTAACGACCACGCGATTTATTTAGATGTAAAACAGTATTTGGCTAACCAACGTCAAGGTACTCACAAATCTAAACAACGTAACGAGATTGCAGGTTCTACCCGTAAACTATACAAACAAAAAGGTACAGGTGGTGCCCGTGCCGGTAGCATTAAATCTCCATTATTTAATGGTGGTGGTCGTGTTTTCGGTCCTCAGCCACGTGATTATAGTTTTAAATTGAACAAGAAATTAAAATCATTAGCACGTAAATCTGCTTTAGCTTACAAAGCAAAAGATAACAACGTGGTAGTTTTAGAAGATTTCAACTTCGATACTGTTAAAACTAAAAACTATACAAGTTTATTAGCTGCGTTAAACGTAGGTACGCAAAAAACTTTGTTGGTTTTACCTGCACAAAACAATAATATCTATTTATCAAGCAGAAACGTTCAGAAAACTAAAGTAATATCTGCAGCAGATTTAAATACTTATGATGTATTAAACGCTGGCGTACTTGTGTTAACTGCTGATTCTGTTAAAACTTTGGAGGAGGCATTTGCCAAATAA
- the rplC gene encoding 50S ribosomal protein L3 → MSGIIGKKVGMTSIFDADGRNIPCTVIEAGPCVVTQVKTEEKDGYSSIQLGYDEKKEKNTTQPLKGHFAKANTTPKRKLVEFDSTFTTELNLGDVVTVDAFAEGDFVDVVGTSKGKGFQGVVKRHGFAGVGMQTHGQHNRLRAPGSLGASSFPSRVFKGMRMAGRTGGDRVKIQNLQVLKIYADQNLLVVSGSVPGAKGSYVILDK, encoded by the coding sequence ATGTCAGGAATTATTGGAAAAAAAGTAGGAATGACCAGTATTTTCGATGCAGACGGAAGAAACATTCCATGTACTGTAATCGAAGCTGGGCCTTGTGTAGTTACACAAGTAAAGACCGAAGAAAAAGACGGGTATTCATCAATCCAATTGGGTTACGATGAGAAAAAAGAGAAAAACACAACTCAACCGTTAAAAGGCCATTTCGCGAAAGCAAACACAACTCCAAAACGCAAGCTGGTAGAATTCGATTCAACATTTACAACTGAACTTAATTTAGGTGATGTGGTAACTGTTGATGCGTTCGCAGAAGGCGATTTTGTTGATGTTGTAGGTACCTCAAAAGGTAAAGGTTTTCAAGGTGTTGTGAAACGCCACGGATTTGCCGGTGTTGGTATGCAGACTCACGGTCAGCATAACCGTTTACGTGCCCCGGGTTCATTGGGAGCATCATCATTCCCTTCACGTGTATTCAAAGGAATGCGCATGGCTGGAAGAACAGGTGGCGACAGGGTGAAAATTCAAAACTTACAAGTATTGAAAATTTATGCCGATCAAAACTTATTAGTAGTTAGTGGTTCCGTTCCAGGAGCTAAAGGTTCTTACGTAATCTTAGACAAGTAA
- a CDS encoding prephenate dehydrogenase — translation MQIGIIGLGDMGKLYALSFVNAGYKVCGADMPLRFSDLKNELEPKGIEVLVDGHEVARKSDFIIYCVEAEKIDEVVSTFARSTKYGAIVAGQTSVKHPEIAAFEKHLPEDTQIVTCHSLHGPAFSPVGQTLVVVRHRATDSVYAEALEVYKSLGSLIIEMDDYREHDKIVADTQAVTHMGFESMGSAWKNAGFFPWDNPAYAGGIDNVKILTTLRIFSYKSHIYAGLAILNPYAQKQVKYYAQAESELFKMMICENEAEFREKIYAARDFVFHESRTLLLLDDKIMKEFSLSDANHNQKPNSHLSLLSMVYAWYKMGVNPYDNLICQTPPFKLRLGIAEYLFKNEEMLEESITTALYDKSIRGDDLEFHTAVHEWASIIGYGDLKGYKEHFEAAKSFFANRLNDGRAKSAEMITRLGK, via the coding sequence ATGCAAATAGGAATTATTGGTTTGGGCGATATGGGCAAATTGTATGCGCTATCGTTTGTAAACGCAGGTTATAAGGTGTGCGGAGCAGACATGCCGCTACGTTTTTCGGATTTGAAAAATGAACTGGAGCCTAAGGGAATTGAGGTGCTGGTTGATGGCCATGAGGTTGCCCGAAAATCTGACTTTATAATTTATTGCGTAGAAGCCGAAAAAATCGACGAGGTGGTCTCTACTTTTGCACGTTCAACAAAATATGGTGCTATTGTAGCTGGCCAAACTTCTGTTAAACACCCCGAAATTGCTGCTTTTGAGAAACATTTACCCGAAGATACGCAGATTGTAACCTGCCATTCGCTTCATGGGCCCGCCTTTAGCCCCGTTGGCCAAACTTTGGTTGTGGTTCGGCACCGCGCAACAGACAGCGTTTACGCTGAGGCTTTGGAAGTTTATAAATCGTTAGGCTCGCTAATCATAGAAATGGACGATTACCGGGAGCACGACAAGATTGTAGCTGATACGCAGGCGGTTACGCATATGGGCTTCGAAAGCATGGGCTCTGCATGGAAAAACGCTGGCTTTTTCCCATGGGATAACCCTGCTTATGCGGGAGGAATCGATAACGTGAAGATCTTAACCACGTTGAGGATATTCAGTTACAAATCGCACATTTATGCTGGCCTGGCCATTTTAAATCCTTATGCCCAAAAGCAGGTGAAATATTATGCACAGGCAGAGTCTGAATTATTTAAGATGATGATTTGCGAGAACGAGGCCGAATTTAGAGAGAAAATATATGCTGCCCGCGATTTCGTTTTTCATGAAAGCAGAACGCTGTTATTGTTGGATGATAAGATTATGAAAGAATTTAGTCTGTCTGATGCCAATCATAATCAAAAACCAAATTCGCACCTCAGTTTGTTGAGTATGGTTTACGCCTGGTATAAAATGGGCGTAAATCCTTACGATAATCTCATTTGCCAAACGCCGCCTTTTAAGCTCCGGTTAGGCATCGCCGAATACCTATTCAAAAATGAGGAAATGTTAGAAGAATCGATCACAACAGCCTTGTACGATAAATCTATCCGGGGCGACGATTTGGAGTTTCATACCGCGGTGCACGAGTGGGCCTCGATTATCGGCTACGGCGATTTAAAAGGCTACAAAGAACATTTCGAAGCTGCAAAATCGTTTTTTGCCAATCGATTAAATGATGGACGTGCCAAAAGCGCCGAGATGATTACAAGGTTGGGGAAGTGA